The DNA region TCATTTCGGACACTGTCATGAGGCTTTTAAACAATCCATCAGATTAAAGGGCTGTTGTGTTTTCCCCATCACATGACACAATCATATTATCCATCAAGCGATGCACTTTGGAGTCACAAGATTTTCAGTTGACAATAGTTAAGTAAAGTTTTTTTCTGGATCGAGAAATACTTTACAGTCCAAAACCGCTaccagaaataaataaaagaaggcATTTCTGCAAGTCTTACGAGAATAATCAAAAGTCTGTGGCGTTTTTTTAGCACGTGCTGCTTCTGGAAGCGCACATCCAACTTTATCCTCATATATGCGTTTTAAAAAAGCAGGATCTCAACAAGGCTTTAGGGATTGAGCAAAAAGGGGGAAAAGtgtcaccatcatcaccaccagctGCCCCACAGAGCTGTCCTCTGCTTTTATTCGGTCCAGCGGGGAAGCTTGTTGGCTCCATTCCCCGAAAAAAGATTCTTTCCGCTGGATTATGCAACAAAAGCCTCAGGAAGGGGAGATAATGAAATCGTCTGATGAAAGGGGCAATGGAGCATAGCACCAGTGGCCACTACCATGAGTCACtgaataatgattttattaatttacaAAAAATCCTAGTGAGATTACTTTAATGAGGTCTCCTCGGAGAAGTTGATGCAAACAGCAAGTCCATTAACAGTTTAAATATATAGACAGTGATAGcagtgctgttgttgtttttgattaGAGCACTGGTTCATGTGCCTAAAGGTAGGTTAAAGCTGTTACAGGTCAGACACAAAGCAGCCATTTAAAAGTGTCTAATTCATGCTCTGAATCTTAAACCCATGAGTTCTTGACTTTTACTTTACACTATGGAGGTATAAACAGCAAAGAGTAGTACCACTGATCTGTATTTCCCACAAGCAACTCAAGAAagcagtacttttttttttttactcagtttAAAAATTAACAGGTGTTTTCCATGGTTGCTTGGCTGCCAGCAGCTGAGTACTTGGATGAAACCACCAATTAGCATTAGCAGTCAATATCCAAACAATACTGCAACATCTCCCAACTATCTAGTGCAGCTGACAGAGAACGACCGCTGAAGTGGCCTTTGGATCACAACAGATTACTATAAGTGTCTTTAGTGGTGCATTCAAATTGTTCTAGTTTATGCTGAcgcttgttttttctctttaatgcATGTTTAGTGTAAGGCAGGCTCAGATTATCTTCAGTTGGAGTCTGTGTAGATGCCGATGAATGCACCAAAGGTAATACATGACTTGGATGTGGCTATTTTCTGGCTCAAGTATTCAGCAGGAGATATTTGATGTGCAGTTAAGAATTCAGATCTGCCACATCAACTATGAGATGATGTATAAACTACAAACTTCACATGTTTTGACTTTCAGTTGACCAGGTCATAGTTCAGTCTTGATCCTGTGCATCAGATCTTTCTGGTCCaccatgtctgtctgtctgttccaGCGGTGGTATGCCATCAGGGCAATGTTCTTGGCAGCCACTGAGCTCATCTCCATGGCGCTCCCAGCCCACTCGATGCCATTGAGGTAGTAAAGGTTTGGGTGGAGCTCCACTGGCGGCAGTCCCTGGCTGCTGCCGTAACGAGGGTAGGCCTGCCACTCCGTCACCTGCACTGAGTAGTACGAcctaaaatggaaaaattaaaGGAGGTAAATTCTAACAGTTCTTAAAAAAAGTCTATGATAGTACATTATCATCCAATTTAATAACTGTCACATGGCTGTACTATGTGTTTAGTACTAATGCTAAAATGCTAAACTAACAGGGTGAACATGGTTAACATGACTTTTTTTACAATACATTATTCATTTGTAAAcattagcctgttagcattgtcattgtgagcatgttggcattcagctcaaagcaccactgtgccTAACTTCAGTCTCACGGAGCTGTAGACTCTGTCTCATTTTACATGATTTTACTGTCCCCTCttacaaaatgaacacaatGTCTTTAGAAGAATTGCTTTTGTTGGTCAATGCTGGAActttagttgattaattgataaggTGACTGAAAGAAAATTGATGACAATTTTTGAGAATCAATTCAatcaaagtcatttttaaacaaaaatgccaaaaatacaCTTGAATTTACAAGAAAACAGCTGACCTGAAGAGCGTTTTGAGCTGAGCCTTTTCCAGAGGTTGAGGTGAGAACACTTTATAGACTCCGGCCTCTTGCGGCTGCTTACGCCGGAAACCCACCGAGATGTTGACAGGACAAACGCTAGCCACACTGTTGAAGAACAGATTTGGCGTCTCAGTTGTCAAGACACTGGCAAAGGGGAACAGACGGGGGTCCGGGAAACCAAAGAAAGAGGTGTTGAGGTAGCCGTGGACAATGGTTGCTACAGTGCTGTGATAGTTGCCGGGGAGCTGGTCAAAAGGAGGCGTGAAACCTTGGAACTCCACTCCAGATCTGACGCTGGCCTGCAGTGGCGTCGCCAGCACCACAATGTCATACAGCTCTGATCCTGTTCCCTCTGCTGTGGTGAAGCTCAGCTGGTACTGGACCACCTCCCCTGTAGGGCAAATACACAATGTCTATGTCAATCATTAGATACAAATCTATCTACGGAAGTTCAGTGATATCTACTAGCAGATATAATCCAGCAGCCCTTCTCTCTTGAGTTTTCACAGTATTTTATAAAATGGGACCTCTTGGGTACATGCCATTAGACACATGACAGTGCAGCACTGCCGGAGCTTCAGTAAATATTGGGGTACCAGAGTAAACGGGGGAGATGGAGTTGACTTGTGCTTGCAGCAGGTTAGCGTTGGCTATCTTCAGAAGCCCCGAACACACCAGCTTGTTGCCTCCTTCCACCGCCCACAGGTTGTTCTGGGCACCAGCTAAAGACACGGctcctaaaacaaacacacacacatacatgagctcactaactacagacaaAGCCAAGAGCTATAAACCAATTATCAGCTGCCCACACACTTTCCTGTTCTCTGGCTCCCTCAGGCCATCCCCTCTTCTCACCTTGCTTTCCTCTATTCTGTTCTCAACTCAcagctcctcccttcctcactgcTTTCCAttaccttcctcttcctttgctCTCTTTGCCCTACATTCACAGTGATGCCAATGTTAAGTTCATAACTAGcattaatgtcattttgtttctcttttccctctctcctactcAACACGCTCTCTCTTTAAGCTGCATATTTCTTCCCACTCATCTGACCTACGAAGGCAGGGATGCTGACGTTCTGTCCGTAGTTGACCCTCATGACGGGCGCGATGACCTCGTCGATGAAGCGCTGCGACACGCCCAGCTCAAGGAGCGAATCAGAGAGCGGCCTTCGGGTCATGTTGATAAAGCCACTCCCCCCAAGAGA from Scomber japonicus isolate fScoJap1 chromosome 13, fScoJap1.pri, whole genome shotgun sequence includes:
- the LOC128371123 gene encoding prenylcysteine oxidase-like, translating into MIGCLLPLLTVVLSVLSAAGDPAGSAHVDGAPPSKIAVVGAGIGGSATAHFLRQHFGPEVQVDVFEKGEVGGRLATVTVNHNDYESGGSIIHSLNLHMQEFVKQLGLKYRRSVAGKTAVFNSEEVILEETDWYLLDLFRLWWRYGISFIRLQMWVEEIMEKFMRIYKYQAHGYAFSSVEELLDSLGGSGFINMTRRPLSDSLLELGVSQRFIDEVIAPVMRVNYGQNVSIPAFVGAVSLAGAQNNLWAVEGGNKLVCSGLLKIANANLLQAQVNSISPVYSGEVVQYQLSFTTAEGTGSELYDIVVLATPLQASVRSGVEFQGFTPPFDQLPGNYHSTVATIVHGYLNTSFFGFPDPRLFPFASVLTTETPNLFFNSVASVCPVNISVGFRRKQPQEAGVYKVFSPQPLEKAQLKTLFRSYYSVQVTEWQAYPRYGSSQGLPPVELHPNLYYLNGIEWAGSAMEMSSVAAKNIALMAYHRWNRQTDMVDQKDLMHRIKTEL